Proteins encoded within one genomic window of Spiribacter curvatus:
- the pal gene encoding peptidoglycan-associated lipoprotein Pal, whose product MKPIRYWLIPLALTALLAGCATTDDAIDDAEMAEIDQAAAAEAETGGDGADSNGADAAGATDATGVSGEPLEDPDSPLSDRVIYFEYDSSTLSDEAMTLIEAHGEYLADNGNRQMLVEGHTDERGAREYNLALGERRAESVKQALLIAGADEEQIEIVSYGEESPAVSGSGESVWSENRRAALVYER is encoded by the coding sequence ATGAAACCGATCCGATACTGGCTGATCCCGCTCGCATTGACCGCCCTGCTGGCCGGCTGCGCAACCACCGATGACGCGATTGACGACGCCGAAATGGCAGAGATCGATCAGGCAGCCGCCGCTGAGGCAGAGACTGGCGGTGACGGCGCCGACAGTAACGGCGCTGATGCAGCCGGCGCCACGGACGCCACCGGCGTTTCCGGCGAGCCGCTCGAAGATCCGGACAGCCCGCTGTCTGATCGGGTCATCTATTTCGAGTACGACAGCTCCACGCTGAGTGACGAAGCAATGACGCTGATCGAGGCGCATGGCGAGTATCTCGCCGACAACGGCAACCGTCAGATGCTGGTTGAGGGACATACCGATGAGCGCGGCGCCCGGGAATACAACCTTGCACTCGGCGAGCGGCGCGCGGAATCGGTCAAACAGGCACTGCTGATTGCCGGAGCCGACGAGGAGCAGATCGAGATCGTGAGTTATGGCGAGGAAAGCCCGGCGGTCAGTGGCAGCGGTGAGTCCGTCTGGTCTGAGAATCGGCGGGCCGCGCTCGTCTACGAGCGCTGA
- the tolA gene encoding cell envelope integrity protein TolA codes for MQGFREIGLSVLAHAVLLGFFAVSFQMNGVTDQATPGTEQAVQAVAVDEADVQQTIDALEAQEAAEQRQQQEALDALETERQREAERLAAEREALQAAEERRRQAEAEAEAEAQRQREAEQARREAEIAEAEAKAEAQRQREAEEQARREAEAEERRQREAEARAQREAEAEAQARREAEAEERRQREAEAQAQREAEAEAQARREAEARQQAQAQRQARGTYDAAIRQKVEGVWRRPAGIPDGLSALVAVRLGPGGIVLSVEVTRSSGNAAFDRSAVTAVRRADPLPMPDDPALAEPYREGVEMVFAPDA; via the coding sequence ATGCAGGGCTTCAGAGAGATCGGTCTATCAGTGCTGGCACATGCCGTACTGCTCGGTTTTTTCGCCGTCAGTTTCCAGATGAACGGGGTGACCGATCAGGCTACCCCTGGGACCGAGCAGGCGGTGCAGGCAGTGGCCGTTGACGAGGCCGACGTCCAGCAGACCATCGATGCGCTCGAGGCGCAGGAGGCAGCAGAGCAGCGTCAGCAGCAAGAGGCACTCGACGCGTTGGAGACCGAGCGTCAGCGCGAGGCCGAACGGCTGGCAGCGGAGCGTGAGGCGCTGCAGGCGGCGGAGGAGCGTCGGCGTCAGGCGGAGGCGGAGGCGGAAGCCGAGGCCCAGCGCCAGCGCGAAGCTGAGCAGGCACGCCGTGAAGCGGAAATAGCAGAGGCAGAGGCAAAGGCCGAGGCACAGCGCCAGCGAGAGGCTGAGGAGCAGGCCCGCCGTGAGGCCGAAGCGGAGGAACGGCGCCAGCGCGAAGCCGAGGCCCGGGCACAGCGTGAAGCCGAGGCCGAAGCCCAGGCCCGCCGTGAGGCCGAAGCGGAGGAGCGGCGCCAGCGCGAAGCCGAGGCCCAGGCACAGCGTGAAGCCGAAGCAGAGGCGCAGGCCCGCCGTGAGGCCGAGGCCCGGCAACAGGCACAGGCCCAGCGCCAGGCGCGCGGGACTTATGATGCCGCTATCCGCCAGAAAGTCGAAGGAGTCTGGCGTCGGCCTGCCGGTATTCCCGACGGGCTGAGCGCGCTGGTAGCCGTCCGCCTGGGTCCCGGCGGGATCGTCCTCTCCGTCGAGGTCACTCGGTCAAGTGGCAACGCCGCGTTCGATCGCTCTGCTGTGACCGCAGTGCGACGGGCCGACCCGCTGCCGATGCCCGACGATCCGGCACTCGCCGAGCCCTACCGGGAGGGGGTGGAAATGGTGTTTGCACCGGATGCCTGA
- the tolB gene encoding Tol-Pal system beta propeller repeat protein TolB, with amino-acid sequence MKALALVLIMLMASPAMAQVRIEISGGEAAALPIAVVPFTMEESVAPDVEIAAVIRDNLFRSGLFAPLDPANHLGQPAQLGDIRFQNWRALGADTIVVGRVAPLEDERYRVRYELVDIYAGERITGQRFRVTPNGLRNLAHTISDQIFESLIGRPGGFNTRIAYVEEAGGVDEPSYRLTVAEADGQRPQTILTSNEPLLSPDWSPDGGRIAYVSFESGRSSQIFVQDVASGDRRAVARFEGINGAPAWSPDGEQLAVTLSRDGNPDIFLIDPDGEREPRALTRHFGIDTEPAWSADGDAIYFTSNRGGSPQIYRMPVDGGDAERITFEGGYNASPSLSDNGRFLTFVHQGGDGFQIAIQDLDEDVMRVLTDGPLDESPSFSASSSMIAYTRDTDEGTELATVSVFGRVQGELTRFENTVREPDWGPLPSDSNN; translated from the coding sequence ATGAAAGCGCTCGCCCTTGTCCTCATCATGTTGATGGCCTCGCCGGCCATGGCACAGGTCCGCATCGAGATCAGCGGTGGCGAGGCCGCCGCGCTGCCCATCGCGGTGGTCCCATTCACGATGGAAGAATCCGTAGCGCCCGACGTCGAGATCGCCGCGGTCATCCGCGATAACCTCTTCCGCAGCGGGCTATTCGCGCCGCTTGATCCGGCCAACCATCTGGGCCAGCCGGCTCAGCTCGGGGATATCCGCTTTCAGAACTGGCGGGCACTGGGCGCCGACACGATCGTGGTCGGTCGAGTCGCACCGCTGGAGGATGAGCGCTACAGGGTCCGCTATGAGCTCGTGGACATCTATGCCGGCGAACGCATCACCGGTCAGCGCTTTCGAGTGACACCGAATGGGCTTCGCAACCTCGCCCATACCATCAGCGATCAGATCTTCGAGTCCCTGATCGGTCGGCCCGGCGGCTTCAATACCCGCATCGCCTATGTTGAGGAAGCCGGCGGTGTTGATGAGCCCTCGTACCGGCTAACGGTCGCCGAGGCCGACGGTCAGCGGCCGCAGACCATCCTGACCTCGAACGAGCCCCTCCTCTCGCCAGACTGGTCACCGGATGGCGGGCGCATCGCCTACGTGTCGTTCGAATCCGGTCGCAGCTCGCAGATCTTCGTGCAGGATGTCGCCTCGGGTGATCGCCGGGCGGTGGCGCGCTTCGAGGGGATCAATGGTGCACCCGCCTGGTCCCCGGATGGCGAACAGCTGGCTGTGACGCTGTCCCGCGACGGCAACCCGGACATCTTTCTGATTGATCCGGACGGCGAACGCGAGCCACGAGCACTGACCCGGCACTTCGGCATCGACACCGAACCGGCCTGGTCCGCGGACGGTGATGCGATTTACTTCACATCGAACCGTGGTGGCAGCCCGCAGATCTACCGAATGCCCGTTGATGGCGGTGACGCGGAACGCATCACATTCGAGGGCGGCTATAACGCCAGCCCCAGCCTCTCTGACAACGGCCGTTTCCTCACTTTCGTCCATCAGGGTGGGGACGGCTTTCAGATCGCCATCCAAGATCTGGACGAGGACGTGATGCGCGTTCTCACCGATGGCCCACTGGATGAATCGCCCAGCTTTTCGGCGAGTAGCAGTATGATCGCCTATACGCGGGATACGGACGAAGGGACCGAGTTGGCAACCGTCTCGGTCTTCGGCCGCGTTCAAGGCGAACTGACCCGCTTCGAGAACACCGTGCGCGAGCCCGATTGGGGTCCGCTGCCCTCAGACAGCAACAACTGA